The proteins below are encoded in one region of Alistipes indistinctus YIT 12060:
- a CDS encoding glycoside hydrolase family 31 protein — protein sequence MYKKATLFTLLILFCSVQLLGADFTSRIDLLKGEKWWGVFIAGGRPMPFDAPFQKIDLSQGRGQKTPFMVSSRGRYVWSAEPFSITYTGDSFLIESSAGEVKAVSAGRTLREAYLVCCHKNFPPGGNAPSPELMTAPVYDPFLELGFEATETALCDYADQILKAGYPAGTLVVPAGWQSSIGSNEPSMHLFGDFAGMVRALHDKGFRVMLTVTPFVSGDGPIFRRYRGEQMFVSRPDSTVAMAEWDGGYSAFYDLTRPEVYELIKGRLDALRSNYGIDGFLFDCGGAMPYLKYAQGGAAAYLSRWSELSDGCDFCQYTVSRGTSGLVSYVHNLRLDHDFDWDFLRRAASDMVSANLLGYPYTVVSPRVSKLADLDRVDPKVFLRYLQLSSVMPVMNIAFAPWNITDPAVAASCKAIVNDRARLGAYYEQLVSESKRTAEPVLRHLEYEFPRNGFTDCDDQFMLGSRFLIAPLLDGKNSRMVRFPRGIWVDASGKRYRGPLVTTVTASNDHVLYFESEKNGDTKKQGN from the coding sequence ATGTATAAAAAAGCAACACTTTTTACATTACTGATCCTGTTTTGCTCGGTGCAACTTTTGGGTGCCGATTTCACCAGCCGTATCGACCTGCTCAAAGGCGAAAAATGGTGGGGCGTCTTTATCGCCGGCGGACGTCCGATGCCGTTCGACGCGCCGTTTCAAAAGATCGACCTTTCGCAGGGACGCGGCCAGAAGACACCTTTCATGGTCTCGAGCCGCGGCCGCTACGTCTGGAGCGCCGAACCGTTCAGCATCACGTATACCGGCGACAGCTTCTTGATCGAATCGTCGGCCGGGGAGGTCAAAGCCGTTTCGGCCGGCCGGACGCTGCGCGAGGCCTACCTGGTTTGCTGCCATAAGAATTTCCCGCCCGGGGGGAACGCTCCTTCCCCGGAACTGATGACCGCTCCGGTTTACGACCCGTTCCTCGAATTGGGTTTTGAGGCTACCGAAACGGCCCTTTGCGATTATGCCGATCAGATTCTGAAAGCGGGCTATCCTGCCGGGACGCTGGTCGTGCCTGCCGGATGGCAGTCGTCGATCGGTAGCAACGAACCGAGCATGCACCTTTTCGGCGATTTTGCCGGCATGGTGCGCGCATTGCATGACAAGGGGTTCCGGGTGATGCTCACCGTTACGCCGTTTGTCAGCGGCGACGGGCCGATTTTTCGCCGGTACCGGGGCGAACAGATGTTCGTTTCGCGTCCCGATTCGACGGTCGCGATGGCCGAGTGGGACGGAGGATACAGCGCTTTTTACGACCTGACCCGTCCCGAGGTGTACGAATTGATTAAAGGACGTTTGGACGCGTTGCGCAGCAATTACGGGATCGACGGGTTCCTGTTCGATTGCGGCGGTGCGATGCCCTACCTGAAATATGCGCAGGGCGGTGCGGCAGCGTATCTTTCTCGCTGGAGCGAACTGAGCGACGGGTGCGATTTTTGCCAGTATACCGTCAGCCGCGGTACCAGCGGCTTGGTTTCGTACGTGCATAACCTGCGGTTGGACCACGATTTCGATTGGGATTTCCTGCGCCGGGCCGCCTCGGACATGGTGTCGGCCAACCTGCTGGGCTATCCCTATACGGTAGTAAGCCCGCGGGTTTCGAAGCTGGCCGACCTGGACCGGGTCGATCCGAAGGTTTTCCTGCGCTACCTGCAGCTTTCATCGGTGATGCCGGTAATGAACATCGCCTTCGCCCCGTGGAACATCACCGACCCCGCCGTGGCTGCCTCGTGCAAGGCGATCGTCAACGACCGTGCGCGGCTGGGGGCTTACTACGAACAGCTGGTCAGCGAGTCGAAGCGGACGGCCGAGCCGGTGCTGCGCCATCTCGAGTACGAGTTCCCGCGCAACGGATTCACCGACTGCGACGACCAGTTCATGCTGGGGTCGCGCTTTTTGATCGCGCCGCTGCTCGACGGCAAGAACAGCCGCATGGTACGGTTTCCACGGGGTATTTGGGTCGATGCTTCCGGCAAGCGCTATCGCGGGCCTTTGGTGACGACCGTAACCGCATCGAACGACCATGTACTCTATTTCGAGTCGGAGAAAAACGGCGATACGAAAAAACAGGGCAATTAA
- the cysQ gene encoding 3'(2'),5'-bisphosphate nucleotidase CysQ — translation MLTREQTEFFLVKAYNAALRAGARILDIYNDGVDIEVNLKSDRTPITLADCESHTLIKSYLGPTHIPLLSEEGRDLLYEERRNWDLFWMVDPLDGTKEFIKGNGEFTVNIALMYNNRPEIGVIYVPYIHKMYFAIRGVGSFRKTEVLPDPESEKSLAEILEGREPLPLVEAANEPIRIAVSRSHNTDETFEHISRIKQRYPSAVVIQQGSSYKFCLLAEAVVDVYVRTSPTSEWDTAAGEVILLESGGRVENITGGRLDYNKETLRNPHFICKNRFWRD, via the coding sequence ATGCTGACACGCGAGCAAACCGAATTTTTCCTGGTAAAGGCATACAATGCGGCGCTTCGTGCAGGTGCGCGCATTCTTGATATTTACAACGACGGGGTGGATATCGAAGTGAACCTCAAGAGCGACCGGACACCGATCACACTGGCCGACTGCGAATCCCATACGCTGATCAAAAGCTACCTGGGGCCTACCCATATCCCGCTGCTGAGCGAAGAGGGGCGCGACCTGCTCTACGAGGAGCGGCGCAACTGGGATCTCTTCTGGATGGTCGATCCGCTCGACGGGACCAAGGAGTTCATCAAAGGTAACGGCGAGTTTACGGTCAATATCGCACTGATGTACAACAACCGCCCCGAGATAGGGGTGATCTACGTTCCCTATATACATAAAATGTACTTTGCGATCCGGGGGGTGGGTTCTTTCCGCAAGACGGAGGTGCTGCCCGATCCGGAGTCGGAAAAGAGTCTTGCCGAGATTCTCGAAGGACGCGAGCCGCTGCCGTTGGTAGAGGCGGCCAACGAGCCGATCCGCATTGCCGTGAGCCGCTCGCACAATACCGACGAGACGTTCGAGCATATCTCGCGCATCAAGCAGCGTTATCCGTCGGCTGTCGTGATCCAGCAGGGCAGCTCTTACAAGTTCTGCCTGCTGGCCGAAGCGGTCGTCGATGTTTATGTCCGTACGTCTCCTACCAGCGAATGGGATACTGCCGCAGGCGAGGTCATCCTGCTCGAATCGGGCGGCCGGGTCGAGAATATTACGGGCGGCCGGCTCGATTATAACAAAGAGACCCTCCGAAATCCCCATTTTATCTGCAAGAACCGCTTTTGGCGGGATTGA
- a CDS encoding methylglyoxal synthase, with amino-acid sequence MDTKKRVALVAHDNMKRDLAEWVDWNWEKLLQHHLICTGTTGKMVARTLMDRRGNEHGRFDITLLKSGPLGGDQQLGAMIAEGGVEALIFFWDPMQAQPHDVDVKALLRLATLYNVPTAINRSSADFLISSPLFGGDYVPVVKDYKGYVERTLSGLEQK; translated from the coding sequence ATGGACACAAAGAAACGAGTGGCGCTCGTCGCGCACGACAACATGAAGCGCGACTTGGCCGAATGGGTGGACTGGAACTGGGAGAAGTTGTTGCAGCACCACCTGATCTGTACCGGAACGACCGGCAAGATGGTCGCCCGGACGCTTATGGACCGGCGCGGCAACGAGCATGGCCGGTTCGACATTACGCTTCTCAAGTCGGGTCCGCTGGGCGGAGACCAGCAGCTGGGTGCCATGATTGCCGAAGGCGGCGTCGAAGCGCTGATTTTTTTCTGGGACCCGATGCAGGCACAACCGCACGATGTGGATGTGAAGGCATTGCTGCGTCTGGCTACGCTTTACAACGTGCCGACGGCGATCAACCGTTCCTCGGCAGACTTCCTGATCTCGTCGCCCCTGTTCGGCGGCGATTACGTTCCTGTTGTAAAGGATTACAAGGGCTACGTGGAACGCACGTTGAGCGGTCTCGAACAAAAGTAA
- a CDS encoding serine hydrolase domain-containing protein, producing MKPKRFKYIYLLLCVALCITTISRGYYLKHHTNEGNPFSRAINTIIPEAIPGINHVIDDSLSDLEETKKMERTIERFMAQWEIKGASLAIMKNGKLLYSKGFGIADSAKGTPVNVSNIFRIASLSKLITATGIMKLWEEKKLSLDQPVFGEKGILNDSAFLDIKDPRIREITVEHLLRHQGGYSIRAGDPLFCTPSVAQSMQTPLPLSADDMVRFAVSTRLRFRPGEGNAYSNLGYVVLGKVIEKVSGMPYETFIRDSILIPIGCFDMHIGYSEPDKHFPNEVHYYEPSDAEPVECYDGSGRTVPRSYGGCNLQVLGSAGGWVASPTELMKFITAIDPDDSKPDILKASTIAYMTEKDKRKYPIGWMRTTEHDDWSRTGTLAGSSAMLKRQSNGYTWVFVTNTSSWSGSRFPRKIDAMIRTALDKVKDWPERDLFLDAADASNNPALRAEAAAARRNRPASVPSNASQL from the coding sequence ATGAAGCCGAAACGCTTTAAATATATCTACCTGCTGCTCTGCGTGGCGCTCTGCATCACGACCATCAGCCGCGGCTACTACCTCAAGCACCACACCAACGAGGGAAACCCGTTCAGCCGGGCGATCAACACGATCATTCCCGAAGCGATTCCCGGGATCAATCATGTGATCGACGACTCGCTGTCGGACCTGGAAGAGACCAAAAAGATGGAACGCACCATCGAACGCTTTATGGCGCAATGGGAGATCAAAGGCGCCTCGCTGGCCATTATGAAAAACGGCAAACTACTATACAGCAAAGGTTTCGGTATTGCAGACAGCGCCAAAGGCACTCCGGTAAACGTAAGCAACATTTTCCGGATCGCCTCGCTCTCTAAACTGATTACCGCCACGGGTATCATGAAACTCTGGGAAGAGAAAAAACTTTCGCTCGACCAGCCTGTATTCGGCGAAAAAGGCATCCTCAACGATTCGGCCTTCCTCGACATCAAAGATCCCCGCATCCGCGAAATCACCGTCGAACACCTGCTGCGCCACCAAGGCGGTTATTCGATCCGCGCCGGCGACCCGCTCTTCTGTACCCCGTCCGTCGCACAGAGCATGCAAACCCCGCTGCCGCTTTCGGCCGACGATATGGTGCGTTTCGCCGTATCGACACGGCTCCGCTTCCGGCCCGGGGAAGGAAATGCCTATTCGAACCTCGGTTACGTGGTACTGGGCAAAGTGATCGAAAAAGTGAGCGGCATGCCCTATGAAACGTTCATCCGCGACAGCATCCTGATTCCGATCGGATGCTTCGATATGCACATCGGTTATTCGGAGCCCGACAAACATTTCCCGAACGAAGTGCATTATTACGAACCGTCGGACGCCGAACCGGTCGAATGCTACGACGGCAGCGGACGGACGGTACCGCGCAGCTACGGCGGATGTAACCTGCAGGTGCTCGGCAGTGCGGGCGGATGGGTCGCCTCCCCCACCGAACTGATGAAGTTCATCACCGCAATCGACCCCGACGACTCGAAGCCCGATATCCTGAAAGCCTCGACTATCGCCTACATGACCGAAAAAGACAAGCGTAAATATCCGATCGGATGGATGCGCACGACCGAGCACGACGACTGGTCACGCACCGGAACGCTCGCCGGATCGAGCGCAATGCTCAAACGGCAAAGCAACGGATACACCTGGGTCTTCGTCACCAACACCAGTTCCTGGTCCGGTTCGCGCTTCCCGCGCAAGATCGACGCCATGATCCGCACCGCGCTCGACAAGGTAAAAGATTGGCCCGAACGCGACCTGTTCCTCGATGCGGCAGATGCCTCGAACAACCCGGCCCTGCGAGCCGAAGCCGCTGCAGCCCGGCGTAACCGACCCGCTTCCGTTCCGAGCAACGCATCCCAGTTATAA
- a CDS encoding cytochrome c biogenesis protein ResB, protein MSLLQEIKEMLSTWRATAVLLLLLAAAMAAATFLEAGLGTEAARGVVYHAWWFFVLYGLLIANFVLVSHRYGLWRRKQWGLLLLHYGFAVILGGAAITHLWGYEGMMHIRTGQSSDRLFAADGSVHELPFRVTLRDFRLVRYPGSNTPSSYESDVTIHEGNSSRNVRIYMNNIARSGGFRLYQSSYDPDERGTVLSVNHDPAGNAVTYAGYLLLCAGLVGSLTQKGSRFRTLLEKLDRSSQTTDAHEAETL, encoded by the coding sequence ATGTCCTTATTGCAGGAAATCAAAGAGATGCTTTCCACCTGGCGGGCCACCGCGGTGTTGCTGCTGTTGCTGGCAGCAGCGATGGCAGCGGCGACTTTCCTCGAAGCGGGGCTCGGCACGGAAGCAGCCCGGGGCGTGGTCTACCATGCCTGGTGGTTTTTCGTCCTGTATGGACTGCTGATCGCCAACTTCGTGCTCGTATCGCACCGTTACGGCCTGTGGCGCCGGAAGCAATGGGGATTACTGTTGTTGCACTACGGGTTCGCCGTAATTCTCGGCGGTGCGGCCATCACCCACCTGTGGGGATACGAAGGCATGATGCACATCCGCACGGGCCAGAGCTCGGACCGGCTTTTTGCCGCAGACGGGTCGGTGCACGAACTGCCGTTCCGCGTTACGTTGCGCGACTTCCGGCTGGTGCGCTATCCCGGTTCCAACACACCCTCCTCTTACGAAAGCGACGTCACGATCCACGAAGGGAACTCTTCGCGCAACGTACGCATCTATATGAACAATATCGCCCGCTCCGGCGGGTTCCGCCTCTACCAGTCCTCATACGACCCCGACGAACGGGGCACCGTACTGTCGGTCAACCACGATCCGGCCGGCAATGCCGTCACCTATGCCGGATACCTGCTGCTTTGCGCAGGGCTGGTGGGATCGCTGACCCAGAAGGGATCGCGCTTCCGCACGCTGCTCGAGAAACTGGACCGGTCGAGCCAAACAACCGACGCCCATGAAGCCGAAACGCTTTAA
- a CDS encoding tryptophanase, producing MSNVKFYLGEDIPLELHKVRMVQKLYLVPIERRLEAIKDAGFNTFRLSTKDVYLDMLTDSGTNAMSDNQISAMLRADDAYAGSQSFERLQEAVEEVLGKKYLLPVHQGRAAENVISRTFIKPGNVIPMNYHFTTALAHILENGGKVAELLHDEALILHSENPFKGNMDIAKLEACIQENGVENIPFIRMEASTNLIGGQPFSISNLMDVRRVADKYGIMLVLDASLLGENAYLVKQREEQWKENSMADIIKMMTGLADLVYFSARKLSSSRGGGICTNRRDLYSKMEALIPLYEGFLTYGGISVREIEAMTVGLRETLDETMISQSPNFIKYLVETLDKHGVPVVTPPGVLGAHVDAMSFCSHIPQTEYPAGALAAALYLISGIRGMERGTVSSVRDENGDEILADVELLRLAVPRRVFTLSQIKYVVDRVVWLYENREMIGGLRFVYEPPVLRFFMGGLEPTSDWPEKLMLKFRKDFGDSL from the coding sequence ATGAGCAACGTCAAATTCTACCTGGGAGAGGATATTCCCTTGGAACTGCACAAAGTGCGGATGGTTCAGAAACTATATCTCGTGCCGATCGAACGCCGTTTGGAGGCGATCAAGGATGCCGGCTTCAATACGTTCCGCCTCAGTACGAAAGATGTCTACCTCGACATGCTTACCGACAGCGGCACCAATGCGATGAGCGATAACCAGATCTCCGCGATGCTGCGTGCCGACGACGCCTATGCCGGTTCTCAAAGTTTTGAGCGCCTGCAGGAGGCAGTCGAGGAGGTGCTGGGCAAGAAATATCTGCTTCCGGTGCACCAGGGCCGTGCGGCCGAGAACGTGATCAGCCGCACTTTTATCAAACCGGGCAACGTGATCCCGATGAACTACCACTTTACCACCGCATTGGCGCACATTCTCGAAAACGGCGGTAAGGTGGCCGAACTGCTTCACGACGAGGCGTTGATCCTCCATTCCGAAAACCCGTTCAAAGGCAATATGGATATCGCGAAGCTCGAAGCCTGCATCCAGGAGAACGGCGTGGAGAACATTCCGTTTATCCGCATGGAGGCCTCGACGAACCTGATCGGCGGGCAGCCTTTCTCGATCAGCAACCTGATGGACGTGCGCCGCGTGGCCGACAAATACGGTATTATGCTCGTGCTCGACGCCAGTTTGCTGGGTGAAAACGCCTACCTGGTTAAGCAGCGTGAGGAGCAGTGGAAAGAGAATTCGATGGCCGACATCATCAAGATGATGACCGGTCTGGCCGATCTGGTCTATTTCTCGGCCCGCAAGCTCAGTTCGTCGCGCGGCGGCGGCATCTGCACGAACCGCAGGGATCTTTACTCCAAGATGGAGGCACTGATTCCGCTTTACGAAGGTTTCCTTACTTACGGCGGTATCTCGGTCCGCGAGATCGAGGCGATGACCGTCGGCCTGCGTGAGACGCTCGACGAAACTATGATCAGCCAGAGCCCCAATTTTATCAAATATCTGGTAGAAACGCTCGATAAACACGGCGTTCCGGTGGTCACCCCTCCGGGTGTGCTCGGTGCGCATGTCGATGCGATGAGCTTCTGTTCGCATATTCCACAGACCGAATATCCTGCGGGTGCCCTCGCGGCTGCATTGTACCTGATTTCGGGTATCCGCGGCATGGAGCGCGGAACGGTGTCGAGCGTGCGCGACGAAAACGGCGACGAAATCCTGGCCGATGTCGAGCTGCTGCGTCTGGCCGTACCGCGTCGCGTTTTCACGCTGTCGCAGATCAAGTATGTCGTCGACCGGGTGGTATGGCTCTATGAGAACCGCGAGATGATCGGCGGCCTGCGTTTCGTGTACGAACCGCCCGTGCTGCGTTTCTTTATGGGTGGACTCGAACCGACGAGCGACTGGCCCGAAAAACTGATGCTTAAGTTCCGCAAGGACTTCGGCGACAGCTTGTAG
- the thrC gene encoding threonine synthase has product MQYYSTRNHAALFSLQEAAFRGLAPDGGLFMPAVIPHADLEKVRELSECSFSELSRYLTRLFFGDELPETRTDAIAAGACRFPVPLKQVGKDKYTLELFHGPTFAFKDIGAGFMGHALRALNRTAGETIILTATSGDTGSAVANGFYGIEGVKVVILYPDGQVSGLQESQMTTLGGNIFPLKVKGTFDDCQRIVKDIFSDADFRREKRVTSANSINILRWIPQSFYYFHGWAQWVKATGGKRPGIVVPSGNYGNLAAGLLAAKMGLPVRRFIAAANANDTVPKYLRSGRFEPQPSVRTVANAMDVGNPSNFERIVDLFGNDFSAVTARIGGYSCDDQTILETIRELYDRYGYLSDPHSAVGYKAACEFGIEGFWLSTAHGAKFGEVIRTALGKEFPLPSGLHELPGKEKLFTRIGPSTSSVENFIRSL; this is encoded by the coding sequence ATGCAATATTACAGCACCAGAAACCACGCTGCGCTTTTCTCGCTGCAAGAGGCCGCTTTCCGCGGCCTGGCCCCGGACGGCGGCCTGTTCATGCCGGCCGTCATACCGCACGCCGACCTGGAAAAGGTACGCGAACTTTCGGAGTGCTCGTTCTCCGAACTGTCCCGCTACCTGACCAGGCTTTTTTTCGGGGACGAACTCCCCGAAACCCGAACGGACGCTATTGCTGCGGGAGCCTGCCGGTTTCCCGTCCCGCTGAAACAGGTGGGAAAGGACAAATACACGCTCGAACTATTCCACGGGCCGACCTTCGCATTCAAAGATATCGGGGCCGGTTTTATGGGACATGCACTGCGGGCACTGAACCGGACGGCAGGGGAAACAATCATCCTGACCGCGACATCCGGCGACACGGGCAGTGCGGTAGCGAACGGCTTCTACGGCATCGAAGGGGTCAAAGTGGTCATCCTGTATCCGGACGGACAGGTCAGCGGCCTGCAGGAGAGCCAGATGACTACGTTGGGAGGCAACATTTTCCCGCTGAAAGTGAAGGGAACATTCGACGACTGCCAGCGGATCGTCAAGGATATTTTCTCGGATGCGGATTTCCGGCGGGAGAAGCGGGTGACCTCGGCCAATTCGATCAATATCCTGCGCTGGATTCCCCAGTCGTTTTACTACTTCCACGGTTGGGCGCAATGGGTGAAAGCCACCGGCGGGAAGCGTCCCGGAATCGTCGTTCCGAGCGGCAATTACGGAAACCTCGCCGCAGGACTGCTCGCTGCAAAGATGGGGTTGCCCGTGAGACGTTTTATCGCCGCAGCCAACGCGAACGACACCGTCCCGAAATATCTCCGGAGCGGCCGTTTCGAACCGCAGCCGTCGGTACGCACGGTCGCCAACGCAATGGACGTCGGCAATCCGAGCAACTTCGAACGCATCGTCGACCTATTCGGCAACGACTTCAGCGCCGTGACCGCTCGTATCGGGGGATATTCATGCGACGACCAAACGATCCTAGAAACGATCCGGGAGTTGTACGACCGCTACGGCTACCTTTCCGATCCGCACAGTGCCGTGGGATATAAGGCCGCCTGCGAGTTCGGAATCGAAGGTTTCTGGCTCTCGACGGCCCACGGAGCCAAATTCGGCGAAGTCATCCGCACAGCGCTGGGGAAAGAGTTTCCGTTACCGTCCGGACTGCACGAACTGCCTGGAAAGGAAAAGCTTTTCACCCGGATCGGCCCGTCGACCTCCTCGGTGGAAAATTTCATCCGTTCGCTCTGA
- a CDS encoding homoserine kinase, which translates to MKPINKTIRVFAPASSANLGCGFDVMGMALDGIGDVLRIAISEGDGLTIRNASAAELPEDIEKNVITPAVRAFMAAAGKKACLEIVVEKKIRPGSGIGSSAASSAAAVFGLNELYGRPFPLPELVPFAMEGEKLISGTAHADNSAPAVMGGIVLIRGYQPLDMVRLPVPDSFCFSVIHPHIVVSTKAARDVLRKEIPMREAVTQWGNVGGLVAGIMTGDLPLIGRSMRDVVAEPYRKGFIPGYDDLKSACLAAGALCVNISGSGPSVFALSDSIEKAQQVGKAMKKHFTALRIANDLYVSHIPSVGARVME; encoded by the coding sequence ATGAAACCAATCAACAAAACGATCCGGGTTTTCGCCCCGGCTTCGTCCGCTAATCTCGGGTGCGGGTTCGATGTCATGGGCATGGCCCTGGATGGCATCGGAGACGTGCTGCGCATCGCCATATCCGAAGGGGACGGTCTTACGATCCGCAACGCAAGCGCAGCCGAACTCCCCGAAGACATCGAAAAAAACGTCATCACCCCGGCTGTACGGGCTTTTATGGCTGCCGCCGGCAAAAAGGCCTGCCTGGAAATCGTCGTCGAGAAAAAAATACGCCCGGGCAGCGGGATCGGCTCCAGCGCCGCCAGTTCCGCAGCAGCCGTTTTCGGCCTGAACGAACTGTACGGACGCCCTTTCCCCCTTCCGGAGCTGGTCCCTTTCGCAATGGAAGGTGAAAAACTGATCAGCGGAACTGCACATGCGGACAACTCCGCCCCGGCCGTCATGGGCGGAATCGTGCTGATCCGCGGTTACCAGCCGCTGGACATGGTGAGGCTGCCGGTTCCCGATTCATTCTGCTTCTCGGTCATCCATCCGCATATCGTCGTCAGTACCAAAGCGGCCCGCGACGTCCTTCGCAAGGAAATTCCCATGCGCGAGGCCGTGACCCAATGGGGAAATGTCGGGGGGCTGGTGGCCGGCATCATGACCGGAGACCTCCCGCTGATCGGCCGCTCCATGCGCGACGTAGTCGCCGAACCCTACCGCAAGGGATTTATCCCCGGTTACGACGACCTGAAATCGGCCTGTCTGGCCGCGGGTGCGCTGTGCGTGAACATCTCCGGGAGCGGGCCGTCGGTCTTCGCCCTGAGCGATTCGATAGAAAAGGCACAGCAGGTCGGCAAGGCCATGAAAAAGCATTTCACCGCCCTGCGGATCGCCAACGACCTGTATGTTTCACACATCCCTTCGGTAGGCGCCAGAGTGATGGAATAA